A stretch of Perognathus longimembris pacificus isolate PPM17 chromosome 1, ASM2315922v1, whole genome shotgun sequence DNA encodes these proteins:
- the Rnf41 gene encoding E3 ubiquitin-protein ligase NRDP1 — translation MGYDVTRFQGDVDEDLICPICSGVLEEPVQAPHCEHAFCNACITQWFSQQQTCPVDRSVVTVAHLRPVPRIMRNMLSKLQIACDNAVFGCSAIVRLDNLMSHLSDCEHNPKRPVTCEQGCGLEMPKDELPNHNCIKHLRSVVQQQQTRIAELEKTSAEHKHQLAEQKRDIQLLKAYMRAIRSVNPNLQNLEETIEYNEILEWVNSLQPARVTRWGGMISTPDAVLQAVIKRSLVESGCPASIVNELIENAHERSWPQGLATLETRQMNRRYYENYVAKRIPGKQAVVVMACENQHMGDDMVQEPGLVMIFAHGVEEI, via the exons ATGGGGTATGATGTAACACGTTTCCAGGGGGATGTTGATGAAGACCTTATCTGCCCTATTTGCAGTGGAGTCTTGGAGGAGCCAGTCCAG GCACCTCACTGTGAGCATGCTTTCTGCAATGCCTGCATCACCCAGTGGTTCTCTCAGCAGCAGACGTGTCCGGTAGACCGTAGTGTTGTGACAGTTGCCCACTTGCGCCCAGTACCTCGGATCATGCGGAACATGCTATCAAAGCTGCAGATTGCCTGTGACAACGCTGTGTTTGGCTGCAGTGCCATTGTCCGGCTCGACAACCTCATGTCTCACCTCAGCGACTGTGAGCACAACCCGAAGCGGCCTGTGACCTGTGAACAGGGCTGTGG CCTGGAGATGCCCAAAGATGAGCTTCCAAACCACAATTGCATTAAGCACCTGCGCTCTGTGGTACAGCAGCAGCAGACGCGTATTGCAGAGCTGGAGAAGACGTCAGCTGAACATAAACACCAGCTGGCAGAGCAG AAGCGAGATATCCAGCTACTAAAGGCATACATGCGTGCAATCCGCAGTGTGAACCCCAACCTTCAGAACCTGGAGGAGACAATTGAATACAACGAGATCCTTGA gtgggtgaacTCCCTGCAGCCAGCCCGAGTGACAAGGTGGGGAGGGATGATCTCCACGCCAGATGCGGTGCTCCAGGCCGTCATCAAGCGCTCCCTGGTGGAAAGCGGCTGCCCTGCCTCTATTGTCAACGAGCTGATTGAAAATGCCCACGAACGCAGCTGGCCCCAGGGCCTGGCTACACTAGAGACAAGACAGATGAACCGGCGATACTACGAGAACTACGTGGCCAAGCGCATTCCTGGCAAGCAGGCCGTGGTTGTGATGGCCTGTGAGAACCAGCATATGGGTGATGACATGGTGCAGGAGCCGGGACTTGTCATGATATTTGCGCATGGTGTGGAGGAGATCTAG